The sequence below is a genomic window from Shinella zoogloeoides.
GGGCATCAACCGCGACATCACCCCGATGACCGACAAGGAACTGCACGGCCGGGACGAATACTGGTCCTATCCTGACGGCGCCGGCGACTGCGAGGACTTCGTCCTCCTCAAGCGCAAGAAGCTGATGCAGAAGGGCTTTGCCGCCGGCGATCTCCTGATCACCGTCGTGCGCAAGCCGGATGGCGAGGGCCATGCCGTGCTGACGCTGCGCACCACCCAGGGCGACTATGTCCTCGACAACCTCAACAACGAGGTGAAGCTCTGGACCGAGACGCCCTACCGCTATCTCAAACGCCAGGCCTCGTTCCATGCTGGCCGCTGGGTCTCGATCGAAAACGGCGATGCCGTCATGGTCTCGTCAGTCGGCCAGTAAGCAGGCCGCATCCTGTATTTGAAAAGGCCGCGGAGCGATCCGCGGCCTTTGGTTTGTCCGTGACCTTTCCGGCGCTGAAGCTCAAACCGCCTCCCAGCCGTCTTTCTCGCTGGCGCGGTAGATGGCGTCGATGAGCTTCTGGTTGTTAACAGAGCTTTCGAGCGTCACCACCTCCTCGTTCTCGCCGAGCGCCGCCCTGGTGAAGGCTTCGGCCTGGCGCTTGTACTGGCGTGCGTCCTGGAAACGGAAGAGCTGGCTCTCGCCATGGCTCTGGTTGGTCAGCTCGATTTCCTCCGCGCCGTAGCGGTCGGCGTTGAACGGCGACTTCACCTCGATGAAGCCCTTGTCGCCGTGGAACACCATGACCTGGCGCTGGGCAAGCTGGGTGGAGATGTAGAAGGACAGCTCGAAGTCGCCGAAATCGGCGCGCACGCTCGAATAGATGTCGGTGCCGAAATCCGGGTCGCGGTCGGTGCTCGCCTGCACGCGCACCGGCTCCCTGCCGGTGACAAAGCGCGTGGTGATCGTCGGGTAGACGCCGATATCCGGCAGGCCGCCGCCGCCGAGCGCCGGCACGTTGCGCATGTTGCCGGGATCGCGGTTGAAATAGGTGAAGGCGCCCTGCACATGGCGCAGCCGGCCGATCGCCCCTTCCGCCAGCAGCGCGCGGACCTTGCGCCAGACGGGGCTGTAGGTGACCATGTAGGCCTCGCAGATCAGCACCTTGTTGCGCTCGCGCGCTTCGATCAGCGCGCCGATCTCACCGGCATCGAGGGCGATCGGCTTTTCGCACAGCACATGCTTGCCGGCATCCGCCGCCTTGATCGACCATTCCACATGCTGCGAGGTCGGCAGCGGGATATAGACGGCGTCGATCGTGTCGGAGGCCAGCATCTCCTCGTAGGAGCCGAAGGCATGCGGCACGGAGAAGCGGTCCGCCATGGCGCGTGCCTTGGCACGGTCGCGGCTGGCGATTGCGGCGACGACGCAGTTTTCCGCGTCCTGGATGGCCGGCACGACGAGTTCGCGGCCGATCTTGGCCGTCGACAGGATTCCGAAACGCAGCATGGTGATGTCTCCCTGATTGCGGCGGGGAGACTAGTCCCGAGGTACGTTCCTCGCAAGCGCGGGGCTCCGTAAAAAATCGGCCGCGCCGCGTGCAAAGACCTCCCCTTCACCCTATGTTGGGCAAAACCCTTTTCAGCACGAACCCCTTGGAGGTCCCATGCAGCTCCGCTCCCTCGGCAAGACCGGCCTGTCGATCGCGCCGCTCGTCTTCGGCGGCAATGTCTTCGGCTGGACGGCCGACGAGAAGACCTCCTTCGATCTGCTGGACGCCTTCACAGGCGCCGGCTTCAACGCCATCGACACGGCGGACGTCTATTCCCGCTGGGCGCCGGGCAACGCTGGCGGCGAATCCGAGGCGATCATCGGCAGGTGGCTGAAGCGCTCGGGCATTGCGCGCGACAAGGTGGTGATCATCACCAAGGTCGGCTCCGACATGGGGCAGGGCCGGCGGGACCTCGGGAAGTCCTGGATCGTCGAGGCGGTCGAGGCCTCGCTGAAGCGCCTTGAGACCGATCATATCGACCTCTACCTCTCGCACTGGCCGGACGATGAAACGCCCTATGAGGAAACGCTGGAAGCCCATGCAAGCCTCGTCGCGGCCGGCAAGGTGCGCGCTTTCGGCGCTTCCAATCTCGATGCCGGCCAGTTGCAGGCCTCCTTCGAGGCCGCCGACAAGGCCGGGCTGCCGCGCTATGGCGCGCTCCAGCCGGAATACAATCTCTACGACCGCGCCGGCTTTGAGGGCGCGCTGGCCGATCTCTGCGAGAAGGAGGATATCGGCGTCATCACCTATTACAGCCTCGCCTCCGGGTTCCTGACCAGCAAATACCGCACGAAGGCCGACACCGAGGGCAGGGCGCGCGGCGAGGATGTCGCCCGTTACCTCGATGAGAAGGGCCAGCGCATCCTTGCGGCGCTCGATCGGGTCGCGCCCGAAACGGGCGCAAGGCCGGCGGAGATCGCGCTTGCCTGGCTGATGGCGAAACCCGCCGTGACGGCGCCCATCGCCAGCGCCACCAGCCTGGCCCAGCTCGCCAGCCTGACCAAGGCGGCGGCGCTGACGCTCTCCACCGAAGCGGTTGCCGCGCTCGACAAGGCGGGGGCGTGACCATGGCCCTCACCATCCGCGATGCGGTCGAGAGGGACGAGGCGGCCTTTCGCAGGCTCTGGGCCGGCTACCTCGCCTTCTACAAGACCGATGTGCCGGAGGAGGTCACGGCCTTCACCTGGGCCCGCATCCTCGATGCCGGCTCGCGTGTCTCGATGCGCGTTGCCGAGGAGGACGGGAAGGTGCTGGGCTTCGCCATCCACCACTATCACGAGTCCACCTGGGACATTGCGCCGGAGGGCTATCTCGAAGACCTGTTCGTCGACGAGACCGCGCGCGGCAAGGGCATCGGCCGCGCGCTGATCGACGATCTCGTCGCCATCTCGAAACGCCACGGCTGGCGCGGCATCTACTGGCACACCCGCCACGACAACGCCGGGGCCCGCAGGCTCTACGACAGTTATGTCGAGACGGACGGGCATATCCGCTATCGCCTGCAGACCTAACCTTTATAGCGGAAGAAATCGACGAAGGCGCGCAGCGCCGGGCGCATCTGGCGGCGTGTGGGATAGTAGATCGAGAAGCCGTCGAAGGCCGGGCACCAATCCTCCAGCACCGGGACCAGCCGGCCCGCCGCGATGTCGTCGGCCACCCGCTGGTCGAAGACATAGGCAAGGCCCGCGCCGTCCATCGCCGCCGCCCGCATCAGTCGCTGGTCCGAGACGATCAGCGGCCCCTTGACGTCGACCGTCACCAGCCGTCCGTCCTTCTCCAGTTCCCAGCGGTAGATCCGCCCGCTCGAAAAGCGCCGGCGGATGCAGCGATGCTGCATCAGGTCGCGTGGCTGGAGGGGTTTCGGATGCGCCGCGAAATAGGAAGGCGCGCCGACGATCAGGCCCCGCCACGGCCCGCTCGCCCGCACCGCGATCATGTCCGCCTCCAGGTGCTCGCCCAGCCTCAGGCCCGCATCGAAGCCCTTTTCGACGATGTCCTCGAAGCGGTCGTCCGTGCGCAGCTCCAGCTCGATCTCGGGATAGGCGATGAGGAACGCGCCGAGGCGCGGCATGACGATGTCCTCGGCGGCGATCAGCGGCATGGTGATGCGCAGCGGCCCGGCGGGCCGGCTCTGCCGGTCGGCGAGCGCCTCCATGACGGTGCCGATGTCGGCAAGCGCCGGGGCGAGCGTGTCGAGCAGCAGCCGGCCCTCCTCGGTCGGCGCGACGCTGCGGGTGGTGCGGGCGATGAGCCGCACGCCGAGGCTCGCCTCCAGCGCCGAGATGGCATGGCTGACGGCGGAGGGCGCGATGCCGAGCTCGGCCGCGGCCTTGCGGAAGGAGCGCGCTTCCGCGACGATGGCGAGCACGGCGAGTTGCGAAAGCTGGGTGCGGTTCATTGTTCCAACAGATAGAACAACCCATTGGCTTTTGCAGCAATTTTCAGACGAAGCGCCGCGCCTTAGATTGCGCCTTGCCGGATGACGGCGGATCGCCCGCCGCCCGGTTCGCGGCCCGCTTCGGGTCCCAGAGAAGGATTTTGCCATGAAACACAGAAAACTCGGCACCCTCGACGTCTCCGCCCTCGGCCTCGGCTGCATGGGCATGAGCCACGCCTACGGTCCCTCGGCCGACGAGACCGCGGCCATCCGCACGCTGCACCGCGCCGTCGATCTCGGCGTTACCCTGTTCGACACGGCCGAGGTCTACGGCCCCTACAAGAACGAGATCCTCGTCGGCAAGGCGCTGAAGCCGGTGCGCGAGAAGGTGGCGATCGCCACCAAGTTCGGCTTCCGCATCGACGCCACCAAGCCGTCCGCCGAAATGATCGCCGGTACGGACAGCCGGCCGGAAAACGTAAAAGCCGTCGCAGAGGCCTCGCTGAAGCGGCTCGGCGTCGAGGTGATCGATCTCTTCTACCAGCACCGCGTCGATCCCGCCGTGCCGATCGAGGAAACGGTGGGCGCGATGGCGGACCTCGTGCGCGAAGGCAAGGTCAAGGCGCTCGGCCTCTCGGAGGCCGGCGCCGAGACCATTAGCAAGGCGCATGCCGTGCACCCGATCGCCGCCGTGCAGAGCGAATATTCGCTGTGGACCCGCGACGTGGAGGAGAACGGTGTGCTGGAGGCCTGCCGCGCGCTCGGCATCGGCTTCGTGCCGTTCAGCCCGCTCGGCCGCGGCGTGCTGACAGGCGCGCTGAAGAAGCTCGAGGGGCTCTCGGCCGACGATTTCCGCCGCTCGCTGCCGCGCTTCGACGCGGAGAATTTCGACGCCAACCTCGCGCTGGTGGCATTGCTGGAGGAGATGGCGAAGGAGAAGGACGTCGCCCCGGCGCAGCTTGCGCTCGCCTGGGTGCTGGCACAGGGCGATTTCATCGTGCCGATCCCCGGCGCCAGCAAGGTGCCGCATCTCGAACAGAACGTCGCCGCCGCCGACGTGGCGCTGACGGCCGAGGAAGCCGCCCGCCTCGGCGACCTCCTGTCGCCGGCCAAGGTGGCGGGCGGGCGCTACCCGCAGCGCATGGCCTCGATGGCGAACCGTTAGGACCGATCGCCCTCAGCCCATGCCGGCCTGAACTGAATGTCGATCGATCCTAGGCGTTTACGCGGCGTCCCCGATCCGCTTGTAGAAGAACGTCGTCGCGCAGTAGCGGCCGTCCGGATAGAGCGCATAGTCGGGGATGACGCCGGCGCGCTGCCAGCCGAGGCGCTCGTAGACCGTCTCGGCGGGGCTGCCGGTGGCAGTGTCGAGCACCAGCACGGTCTTGCCGCGGCGGGCGGCTTCCCGCTCCGCCGCGGCCATCAGCGCTCGGGCAAGGCCGCGCCCGCGCTCGCTTTCCATCACCAGCAGCTTCTTGATGTCCGCCCGGTGCGGCTGGTTCGGCATCTGGCGGATGCCGACCTGCACGGTGCCGACGATCCGGCCGTCCCGCTCGGCGGCAAGGAGCACCGTTGCCCCCTCGCCGACCGCCTCCGCGACGCCCTCCCAGAAGGGCAGGGCATCGGCCGGCCCATAGGGCGCCATGAAGCCGACGGAGGCGCCGCCGGCCACGCAGTCGGCCAGCACCGCGGCAAGTTCTCCCGTGCGGGCGCGGGCTTGCGCGTGGTCGAGCAGTTTGATGTCGCTCATCGTTTCCTCTCGGCTCAGGGTCTGCCGCGGTCCAGCACCACGGCATAATGCGCCGGCGCCTCGCCGGGATTTTCGAAGACATGGCCCTCGGTAATGCTCATATGGAGGCAGTCGCCGGGGCGAAGCGCGTGCACCGTTCCGGCGATCGTCATGCGCAGCGCACCGGAAAACAGCCAGACATGCTGCGTCATGCCGGCCCTCGCCGTCTCCGGCGGATAGGCGATGCGCGCGCCGGCGGGAAACTCCACCTCGATCACCTCGACCCGCGCGCCTGTCCCCGCCGGCGAGACGGCGCGGCGCTGGTAGCCCGTCTCCGGATCGCGCCAGACCGGCTGCGCCTCCCGCCGCGACA
It includes:
- a CDS encoding GNAT family N-acetyltransferase; protein product: MSDIKLLDHAQARARTGELAAVLADCVAGGASVGFMAPYGPADALPFWEGVAEAVGEGATVLLAAERDGRIVGTVQVGIRQMPNQPHRADIKKLLVMESERGRGLARALMAAAEREAARRGKTVLVLDTATGSPAETVYERLGWQRAGVIPDYALYPDGRYCATTFFYKRIGDAA
- a CDS encoding helix-turn-helix domain-containing protein gives rise to the protein MENETDPLESAIGERLRLLRLARSQTLDDLANSSGVSRAMISRIERGEASPTAQLLSRLCAALDLTLSAFFAFSQGDGDPLSRREAQPVWRDPETGYQRRAVSPAGTGARVEVIEVEFPAGARIAYPPETARAGMTQHVWLFSGALRMTIAGTVHALRPGDCLHMSITEGHVFENPGEAPAHYAVVLDRGRP
- a CDS encoding aldo/keto reductase gives rise to the protein MKHRKLGTLDVSALGLGCMGMSHAYGPSADETAAIRTLHRAVDLGVTLFDTAEVYGPYKNEILVGKALKPVREKVAIATKFGFRIDATKPSAEMIAGTDSRPENVKAVAEASLKRLGVEVIDLFYQHRVDPAVPIEETVGAMADLVREGKVKALGLSEAGAETISKAHAVHPIAAVQSEYSLWTRDVEENGVLEACRALGIGFVPFSPLGRGVLTGALKKLEGLSADDFRRSLPRFDAENFDANLALVALLEEMAKEKDVAPAQLALAWVLAQGDFIVPIPGASKVPHLEQNVAAADVALTAEEAARLGDLLSPAKVAGGRYPQRMASMANR
- a CDS encoding Gfo/Idh/MocA family protein, which translates into the protein MLRFGILSTAKIGRELVVPAIQDAENCVVAAIASRDRAKARAMADRFSVPHAFGSYEEMLASDTIDAVYIPLPTSQHVEWSIKAADAGKHVLCEKPIALDAGEIGALIEARERNKVLICEAYMVTYSPVWRKVRALLAEGAIGRLRHVQGAFTYFNRDPGNMRNVPALGGGGLPDIGVYPTITTRFVTGREPVRVQASTDRDPDFGTDIYSSVRADFGDFELSFYISTQLAQRQVMVFHGDKGFIEVKSPFNADRYGAEEIELTNQSHGESQLFRFQDARQYKRQAEAFTRAALGENEEVVTLESSVNNQKLIDAIYRASEKDGWEAV
- a CDS encoding LysR family transcriptional regulator, with the translated sequence MNRTQLSQLAVLAIVAEARSFRKAAAELGIAPSAVSHAISALEASLGVRLIARTTRSVAPTEEGRLLLDTLAPALADIGTVMEALADRQSRPAGPLRITMPLIAAEDIVMPRLGAFLIAYPEIELELRTDDRFEDIVEKGFDAGLRLGEHLEADMIAVRASGPWRGLIVGAPSYFAAHPKPLQPRDLMQHRCIRRRFSSGRIYRWELEKDGRLVTVDVKGPLIVSDQRLMRAAAMDGAGLAYVFDQRVADDIAAGRLVPVLEDWCPAFDGFSIYYPTRRQMRPALRAFVDFFRYKG
- a CDS encoding transglutaminase-like cysteine peptidase; this encodes MARMIGAKAGVAAFLALLVSSSSAFTAPASASSMKTGGVTSQPIGHYEFCQTYKSECRAGARSQAPAKVTEFGWSVVRQINAGINRDITPMTDKELHGRDEYWSYPDGAGDCEDFVLLKRKKLMQKGFAAGDLLITVVRKPDGEGHAVLTLRTTQGDYVLDNLNNEVKLWTETPYRYLKRQASFHAGRWVSIENGDAVMVSSVGQ
- a CDS encoding GNAT family N-acetyltransferase yields the protein MALTIRDAVERDEAAFRRLWAGYLAFYKTDVPEEVTAFTWARILDAGSRVSMRVAEEDGKVLGFAIHHYHESTWDIAPEGYLEDLFVDETARGKGIGRALIDDLVAISKRHGWRGIYWHTRHDNAGARRLYDSYVETDGHIRYRLQT
- a CDS encoding aldo/keto reductase, yielding MQLRSLGKTGLSIAPLVFGGNVFGWTADEKTSFDLLDAFTGAGFNAIDTADVYSRWAPGNAGGESEAIIGRWLKRSGIARDKVVIITKVGSDMGQGRRDLGKSWIVEAVEASLKRLETDHIDLYLSHWPDDETPYEETLEAHASLVAAGKVRAFGASNLDAGQLQASFEAADKAGLPRYGALQPEYNLYDRAGFEGALADLCEKEDIGVITYYSLASGFLTSKYRTKADTEGRARGEDVARYLDEKGQRILAALDRVAPETGARPAEIALAWLMAKPAVTAPIASATSLAQLASLTKAAALTLSTEAVAALDKAGA